A genomic window from Candidatus Kouleothrix ribensis includes:
- a CDS encoding cupin domain-containing protein, translated as MKSINLAEKLETFSEHYQPRTVGQFNGHDLMVVKVKGPFTWHKHDDTDDFFLVLKGELTIQLRDGSVKLEPGELYVVPKGVEHCPVAEEEAHILLIEPQGTPNTGNTATAAARVVI; from the coding sequence ATGAAGTCAATCAATCTAGCCGAGAAGCTTGAAACCTTCTCTGAACACTACCAACCGAGGACTGTCGGGCAGTTCAACGGCCACGACCTGATGGTCGTCAAGGTCAAAGGCCCGTTTACTTGGCACAAGCACGACGACACGGACGACTTCTTCCTGGTGCTCAAAGGGGAACTGACAATCCAGTTGCGCGACGGAAGCGTCAAACTGGAACCCGGCGAGCTGTACGTCGTCCCAAAGGGCGTGGAGCACTGCCCTGTAGCGGAGGAAGAGGCGCACATACTGCTCATTGAGCCGCAAGGCACGCCAAACACGGGCAACACAGCCACGGCTGCGGCAAGAGTCGTCATCTAG